Proteins co-encoded in one Setaria viridis chromosome 9, Setaria_viridis_v4.0, whole genome shotgun sequence genomic window:
- the LOC117836733 gene encoding scarecrow-like protein 30 — MMDPGSRDNIDFGDQLSTPNPPTPHMINFSLQQQSQVQYFPSYGFHSHNPPVSSHPSPPWVMLGCTTPSPASTTTTELDSADDADDAVLAYINQFLLEDEDDESYPVSSASVEDSALLAVEKPFVDILKSAKPIMAQAYEMKSWMTDDCESTGSRGFHDVVTSNQNSSQLPSQMVVECSVGATHKGRKTKNPHDDDLEMEERKSKQLALCDEETVREMFDKVLLCTDANCEFHSPMPAEAQINGRYVKGSGNRRGRRKGRSGTSPEEEAVDLTTLLIHCAQAAAIDDHRNANELLKQIRKHSSATGDAGQRLAHYFANGLEARLAGTGSSIYRSLTSKRTSTGEMLRAFGLYVKACSFRLISHYVANTTILNASKSEARLHIIDYGVQYGFQWPVLMQRLSKRCGGPPSLRITGIDFPLPGFRPAERIEATGRRLHEYARMFNIPFEYQAIASKWDTIQVEDLKIKSDEYLVVNCLYRMRNMMDETVTDDSPRTRVLNTIRKLNPHLFVHGIVNGTYNAPFFVTRFKEAMFFFSSIFDMLEANASRMDEHRLLIESEFFGREALNVIACEGTERIERPETYKQWQMRNLRAGFRQLRLNEEIMKRARYKVSKSYHRDFLVDEDNKWMLQGWKGRIIFALSAWTS; from the coding sequence ATGATGGACCCTGGTTCTCGTGATAATATTGATTTTGGTGATCAGTTGTCCACCCCAAATCCGCCCacccctcacatgattaatttctCCCTCCAACAACAATCACAAGTTCAATATTTCCCTTCATATGGATTCCACAGCCACAACCCTCCCGTGAGTTCTCATCCATCGCCACCCTGGGTCATGCTTGGCTGCACCACACCGAGTCCGgcatcaacaaccacaacaGAGCTGGACAGCGCCGATGATGCCGATGATGCGGTCCTTGCATACATCAATCAATTCCTTCTCGAAGATGAGGATGACGAATCCTACCCTGTTAGCAGTGCATCTGTGGAGGATTCAGCCCTCCTCGCCGTCGAGAAACCCTTTGTTGACATTCTTAAGTCTGCTAAGCCTATCATGGCACAGGCCTATGAAATGAAATCTTGGATGACTGACGATTGTGAGTCCACTGGAAGCAGAGGATTTCATGATGTGGTCACAAGTAATCAGAACTCTTCCCAATTACCTAGTCAGATGGTGGTGGAGTGTTCAGTTGGTGCCACTCATAAAGGTAGGAAGACGAAGAACCCACACGATGATGATCtggagatggaggagaggaagagcaAACAATTGGCATTGTGCGATGAGGAGACTGTCCGAGAGATGTTTGACAAAGTCCTTTTGTGTACTGATGCAAATTGCGAGTTCCACTCACCAATGCCAGCTGAAGCACAAATCAATGGCAGATATGTGAAAGGATCGGGAAATAGAAGAGGCCGAAGGAAGGGAAGATCTGGTACTAGTCCAGAAGAGGAGGCGGTCGATCTCACAACCCTACTTATACACTGTGCTCAGGCCGCAGCTATTGATGATCACCGAAACGCAAATGAGTTGTTAAAACAGATTAGGAAGCATTCTTCTGCTACTGGAGATGCTGGCCAGAGATTGGCACACTACTTCGCTAATGGTCTCGAGGCTCGCCTAGCTGGCACTGGTAGCAGCATCTACCGTTCACTTACTTCAAAGAGAACTTCTACTGGTGAAATGCTGAGAGCATTCGGTTTATATGTTAAGGCATGCTCATTTAGGTTAATATCGCACTACGTTGCAAATACGACCATCTTGAATGCTTCTAAGAGTGAAGCAAGGTTGCACATTATTGACTATGGGGTACAGTATGGTTTTCAGTGGCCAGTCCTCATGCAGCGTCTCTCAAAGAGATGTGGTGGGCCCCCAAGCCTTCGGATCACTGGTATCGATTTTCCCCTACCAGGATTCCGCCCTGCAGAGCGTATAGAGGCGACAGGGCGACGGTTACATGAGTATGCCCGTATGTTCAACATTCCCTTCGAATATCAAGCTATTGCTTCCAAGTGGGATACCATCCAAGTCGAAGATCTCAAGATAAAAAGCGATGAGTATCTTGTCGTCAACTGCCTTTACCGAATGAGGAACATGATGGACGAGACGGTAACAGATGACAGCCCCAGAACAAGGGTTTTGAACACAATCAGAAAGTTGAATCCCCATTTGTTCGTTCATGGGATTGTCAATGGTACTTACAATGCACCCTTCTTCGTGACACGGTTCAAGGAGgctatgttttttttctcttcaatCTTCGATATGCTTGAAGCAAATGCCTCACGGATGGATGAACATAGGCTGCTGATAGAAAGTGAATTCTTTGGACGGGAAGCTCTTAATGTGATTGCCTGTGAGGGCACAGAGAGGATTGAAAGGCCAGAGACCTACAAACAGTGGCAGATGAGGAACCTCAGGGCAGGTTTTAGGCAGCTACGCCTGAACGAAGAGATAATGAAGAGAGCAAGATACAAGGTGAGCAAGAGCTACCACAGGGATTTCCTTGTTGACGAAGATAACAAGTGGATGCTACAAGGTTGGAAGGGCCGTATCATATTTGCTCTTTCAGCATGGACTAGCTAG